In Tissierellales bacterium, the following proteins share a genomic window:
- the hfq gene encoding RNA chaperone Hfq: MNLQDVFLNRARKERVGITVFLVNGYQLKGIVKGFDNYTLILDSEGKQQLIYKHAISTIVPSTIIDLANKDTL; the protein is encoded by the coding sequence ATGAATCTTCAAGATGTTTTTTTGAATAGAGCTAGAAAAGAGAGAGTAGGTATTACGGTTTTTTTAGTAAATGGATATCAGCTAAAAGGTATTGTTAAAGGTTTTGATAATTATACATTAATTCTTGATAGTGAAGGAAAACAACAATTAATTTATAAACATGCAATATCAACAATAGTACCAAGTACAATTATAGATTTAGCTAATAAAGATACATTATAG
- the lexA gene encoding transcriptional repressor LexA, which yields MYKDLSDRQLQILNFIKSQVEIKGYPPSVREICKGVNLKSTSTVHGHLEALEERGYIRKDPTKPRAIEITDKNYLNSKQDIVSVPVVGCVTAGKPILAVENIESTFPISKEFTQDADIFMLKVQGDSMIDAGIYSGDYILVKQQNYANNGDIVVALIDEEATVKRFFKEENYIRLQPENSSMGPIYTDNVLILGLVIGLYRQF from the coding sequence GTGTATAAAGACTTAAGTGATAGACAACTTCAGATACTTAATTTTATTAAGTCACAAGTTGAAATTAAAGGTTATCCTCCTTCTGTAAGAGAAATATGTAAAGGAGTAAACCTTAAATCTACTTCGACTGTTCACGGGCATTTAGAAGCCCTTGAAGAAAGAGGATATATAAGAAAAGATCCAACTAAACCAAGAGCTATTGAAATAACTGATAAAAACTATCTAAATTCAAAACAAGATATTGTTTCTGTACCAGTTGTTGGCTGTGTTACTGCTGGAAAACCTATTTTGGCTGTAGAAAATATAGAAAGCACTTTCCCTATATCCAAAGAATTTACTCAAGATGCAGACATTTTCATGCTTAAAGTTCAAGGGGATAGTATGATTGATGCTGGTATATATAGTGGCGATTATATTCTAGTGAAACAACAAAATTATGCGAATAATGGTGATATTGTCGTTGCTTTAATTGATGAAGAAGCAACAGTTAAAAGATTTTTTAAAGAAGAAAATTATATAAGATTACAACCAGAAAATTCTTCTATGGGGCCAATATATACTGATAACGTACTAATATTAGGTTTAGTTATAGGACTATATAGACAATTTTAA
- the miaA gene encoding tRNA (adenosine(37)-N6)-dimethylallyltransferase MiaA, which yields MTVEKIPLFILLGPTAVGKTGVSVKIAEKLEGEIISADSMQIYKYMDIGTAKIKEEEMKDIPHYMIDIVYPDEEFTVADYKEAATEHIEDIYNRGKLPMIVGGTGFYINSLVYQLSFTQVSPNYILRDKYLSLADKYGNDYIYNQLKEVDPKSAKRIHKNDRKRVIRALEIYNETGKPMSDYYKDLRRPNNKYDLTLVGLSMERARLYSRINKRVELMIKEGLLGEVENLLKMGYDKSLTSMKGIGYEEVIKYFEGEISLEEAINLIKQNSRRLAKRQLTWFRRNKDIKWIDIDKFTGSYNIENDIINYVKKK from the coding sequence ATGACAGTTGAAAAAATACCTTTATTTATTCTTTTAGGGCCAACTGCGGTAGGAAAAACAGGTGTTTCAGTTAAGATTGCTGAAAAGTTAGAGGGAGAAATTATTTCGGCTGATTCTATGCAGATATATAAATATATGGATATTGGAACGGCAAAGATTAAAGAGGAAGAAATGAAGGATATTCCACATTATATGATAGACATTGTTTATCCAGATGAAGAGTTTACTGTAGCAGATTATAAAGAAGCTGCTACAGAACATATAGAGGACATATATAATAGAGGAAAGTTACCGATGATAGTAGGAGGTACAGGGTTTTATATTAATTCACTAGTATATCAATTAAGTTTTACTCAAGTATCTCCAAATTATATATTGAGAGATAAATATTTATCATTGGCTGATAAGTATGGGAATGACTATATTTACAATCAGCTAAAGGAAGTAGATCCTAAGTCGGCTAAAAGAATCCATAAAAACGATAGAAAAAGAGTTATAAGAGCCTTAGAGATATATAATGAAACTGGTAAACCTATGTCAGATTATTATAAAGATCTCCGAAGGCCAAATAATAAATATGATTTAACTTTAGTTGGACTAAGCATGGAAAGGGCAAGATTATATTCAAGGATAAATAAAAGAGTAGAATTAATGATAAAAGAAGGACTTTTAGGAGAAGTAGAGAATCTATTAAAAATGGGATATGATAAAAGTTTAACTTCTATGAAGGGAATTGGTTATGAAGAAGTTATTAAATATTTTGAAGGAGAGATTAGTTTAGAAGAAGCAATTAACTTAATAAAACAAAACTCAAGAAGACTTGCAAAAAGACAGTTAACTTGGTTTAGAAGGAATAAAGATATAAAGTGGATAGATATTGACAAATTTACTGGTTCATATAATATAGAAAATGATATTATAAATTATGTAAAGAAAAAGTAA
- the mutL gene encoding DNA mismatch repair endonuclease MutL, whose translation MNRIKILDEVTVNKIAAGEIIERPASIVKELVENSIDAGAKNIVVEIKDAGKSYIRVTDDGKGIPNDEVDLAFKRHSTSKIEFIEDLSETISLGFRGEALASISTVSKMETLTKTKDSLKGSQLYIENGKVIEKNIVGCPIGTTMIVKDLFYNIPVRKKFLKSNITESKHISDLIYKLALGNSNISFKYIKDDRVVINTPGNNDLSSNIYLLLGKEFVENLKEVYYEDDVSKIYGYISNNIFYRGSRAHQYVYINNRYIKSHHISKIVEEKYKTLIPINKFPVFILFIEIDPMLIDVNIHPTKQEVKIEQQYMLDVAINKCINSAIHSLYSVPKVELSKKKKKKTEYEDITFLDIPKENMNSSQKDEKKPVDEIRDSDEDYNDYNNRYENINYKNIDNNSNSYNHADYEDVDYNNINYEDVDDNNLYSQNKAEDSVEKKSISRECKRDKNSIDNHDLKTKSKGDKFPLLTDLKIIGIAFKTYIITQDNTNDSLYIIDQHASHERILYEKYKKEYKNEKVIIQKMLAPEIIDLTDQELSVFKENIDLFRKLGFEIDEFGMNSIALRGVPVLFGKPNYKELFFDILDNFNEDIESNYEMRLEKIMKIACSNAVKAGDEITEIEVYNLFKQLEEIENPYTCPHGRPTIIKMTKQELEKQFKRIM comes from the coding sequence ATGAATAGGATAAAAATACTTGATGAAGTTACTGTTAATAAAATTGCAGCAGGTGAAATTATAGAAAGACCTGCCTCTATAGTAAAAGAGTTAGTTGAAAACTCAATTGATGCAGGGGCAAAAAACATTGTAGTAGAAATTAAGGATGCTGGTAAAAGTTATATAAGAGTAACAGATGATGGAAAGGGCATTCCTAATGATGAGGTAGATTTAGCTTTTAAAAGACATTCTACAAGTAAAATAGAATTTATAGAAGATCTTAGTGAAACTATATCTTTAGGTTTTCGTGGAGAAGCCTTAGCTAGTATATCTACAGTAAGTAAGATGGAAACTTTAACAAAAACGAAGGATAGTTTAAAGGGTAGCCAATTATATATAGAAAATGGCAAAGTTATAGAAAAAAATATAGTTGGATGTCCCATAGGTACCACAATGATCGTTAAAGACCTATTTTATAATATACCTGTTAGAAAAAAATTTTTAAAGAGTAATATTACTGAATCTAAACATATAAGTGATTTAATATATAAATTGGCCCTTGGTAACTCAAATATATCATTTAAATATATTAAAGATGATAGGGTTGTAATAAATACACCTGGGAATAATGATTTATCTTCAAATATTTATTTATTACTTGGCAAAGAATTTGTTGAGAATTTAAAGGAAGTTTATTATGAAGATGATGTTTCGAAAATTTATGGGTATATTTCAAATAATATTTTTTATAGAGGGAGTAGGGCTCACCAATATGTTTATATTAACAATAGATATATAAAAAGCCATCATATATCAAAAATTGTAGAAGAGAAGTATAAAACATTAATACCTATTAATAAATTTCCAGTGTTTATATTATTTATAGAAATTGATCCTATGTTAATAGATGTAAATATTCATCCAACCAAACAAGAGGTAAAAATTGAACAACAATATATGTTAGATGTAGCAATAAATAAATGTATAAATTCTGCTATTCATAGTTTATACAGTGTACCAAAAGTTGAATTATCTAAAAAGAAAAAAAAGAAGACAGAATATGAAGATATTACATTTTTAGATATACCAAAAGAAAATATGAATAGTAGTCAAAAGGATGAAAAAAAGCCAGTAGATGAAATTAGAGATTCTGATGAAGATTACAATGATTATAATAATAGGTATGAGAATATAAATTATAAAAATATAGATAATAATAGCAATAGCTATAATCATGCAGATTATGAGGATGTAGACTATAATAATATAAATTATGAAGATGTAGATGATAACAATCTATATAGTCAAAATAAAGCTGAAGATAGTGTTGAGAAAAAGAGTATAAGTAGGGAATGTAAAAGGGATAAAAATTCAATAGATAATCATGATTTAAAAACTAAATCCAAGGGAGATAAATTTCCGTTATTAACAGATTTAAAAATAATTGGCATTGCGTTTAAAACCTATATAATTACTCAAGATAATACTAATGATAGTTTGTATATTATAGACCAACATGCTAGCCACGAAAGAATATTATATGAAAAGTATAAAAAGGAATATAAAAATGAAAAGGTTATAATTCAAAAAATGTTAGCTCCTGAGATAATAGATTTAACTGATCAAGAATTAAGTGTTTTTAAGGAGAACATAGATTTGTTTCGTAAATTAGGTTTTGAAATAGATGAATTTGGTATGAATAGCATAGCTTTAAGGGGAGTGCCTGTATTGTTTGGTAAACCTAATTATAAAGAATTATTTTTTGATATATTAGATAATTTTAATGAAGATATAGAGAGTAATTATGAAATGAGATTAGAGAAGATAATGAAAATTGCTTGTTCTAACGCTGTGAAGGCCGGGGATGAAATCACGGAAATAGAAGTATATAACTTATTTAAACAACTAGAGGAAATAGAAAATCCATATACATGTCCTCATGGCAGACCAACTATTATAAAAATGACTAAGCAAGAGTTAGAGAAGCAATTTAAAAGGATTATGTAA
- the mutS gene encoding DNA mismatch repair protein MutS gives MTPMMKQYMEIKSNYKDSILFFRLGDFYEMFFDDALIASRELEITLTQRGIGQDKKAPMCGVPYHAVEPYIAKLIDKGYKVAICEQLESPSEAKGIVKRDVIQVVTPGTITDMNALDEKSNNFLACIYHDEYGAGISYVDNSTGELYTTELLGNGQSTLNFVLDEIGKIQPSEIILNNKLRRKNKIIKIIQNNINSYINEYDNQLINIKFCKDIIENNFDDNVFEKSGINRKKYSVLATGILLNYLKETQKIALTHINEVIYYNLDNYMELDINTRINLEINETIMGKGKKGSLIWLLDKTSTAMGGRLLKNWLEQPLIEKELIEERLDIVEIFSKDVILTSEIKEYLKNIYDLERLMGKITYGNCNARDLISLKSSLEELPKIKKLIIDSGYAPLNKLADKIDTLDDVFNLIDNSIVDEPPISIKEGGIIKGDFNEELRSLKSISKNGKEWLSNLEQEEKKKTGIKSLKIGYNKLFGYFIEVTKSNLELVPDEYIRKQTLVNSERYITPKLKDMESTILGSEEKMIDLEYKIFVNIRDRIKKETARIQKVSKIISKIDALNSLGYVAYTNNYVRPSLNNDGFIDIKEGRHPVVEKTLEEELFVPNDTVLDNKDSRCLIITGPNMAGKSTYMRQVALITLMAQVGSFVPAKEASVGLVDRIFTRIGASDNLSQGESTFMVEMNEVSNIISNATKDSLIILDEVGRGTSTYDGLSIAWAVVEYIAENIKARTLFATHYHELTELENRLPGIKNYNILIEEQGDEIIFLRKIVEGSTNKSYGVEVAKLAGINQSIIMRANEILKSIEFSHKENQNIEIKDSSNENTQLNLTDYKKDNLIEKIKYIDTVKMTPIEALNILHKLVEEAKEL, from the coding sequence ATGACACCTATGATGAAACAATATATGGAGATTAAATCTAATTATAAAGATAGCATACTTTTTTTTAGGTTAGGTGACTTTTATGAAATGTTTTTTGATGATGCATTAATCGCTTCTAGGGAATTAGAAATTACTTTGACACAAAGGGGAATAGGCCAGGATAAGAAGGCACCTATGTGTGGTGTGCCTTATCATGCAGTGGAACCTTATATTGCAAAATTAATTGATAAAGGTTATAAGGTTGCAATATGTGAACAACTTGAATCCCCATCAGAAGCTAAAGGTATTGTTAAAAGGGATGTAATTCAAGTTGTAACTCCTGGTACTATAACGGATATGAATGCTCTAGATGAAAAATCAAATAATTTTTTAGCCTGCATATATCATGATGAATATGGTGCAGGTATATCATATGTTGATAATTCTACGGGAGAATTATATACTACTGAACTTTTAGGAAATGGACAATCTACATTAAATTTTGTTCTAGACGAAATAGGAAAAATACAACCTTCGGAGATTATTTTAAATAATAAGCTGAGAAGAAAAAATAAAATAATTAAAATAATACAAAATAACATTAATTCCTATATAAATGAATATGATAATCAGTTAATAAATATAAAGTTTTGCAAAGATATTATTGAAAATAATTTTGATGATAATGTATTTGAAAAGTCAGGTATAAATAGAAAAAAGTACAGTGTTTTAGCTACTGGAATTCTTTTAAACTATTTAAAAGAAACTCAAAAAATTGCCCTTACTCATATTAATGAAGTTATATACTATAATTTGGATAATTATATGGAACTAGATATAAATACTAGAATAAATCTTGAAATTAATGAAACTATTATGGGAAAAGGTAAGAAGGGTAGTTTAATATGGCTACTAGATAAAACATCTACTGCCATGGGAGGTAGATTGCTAAAAAATTGGCTGGAGCAGCCATTAATTGAAAAAGAACTTATAGAGGAAAGACTTGATATTGTAGAAATCTTTTCTAAAGATGTTATTTTAACAAGTGAAATTAAAGAATATTTAAAGAATATTTATGATTTGGAAAGATTGATGGGGAAAATTACTTATGGTAATTGTAATGCAAGAGATTTAATTTCTTTAAAAAGTTCATTGGAAGAATTACCTAAGATAAAGAAGCTTATTATTGATTCAGGATATGCCCCATTAAATAAATTAGCAGATAAAATTGATACCCTAGATGATGTATTTAATTTGATTGATAATTCTATAGTAGACGAACCACCTATATCTATAAAAGAAGGCGGAATAATTAAAGGTGACTTTAATGAAGAACTAAGATCACTAAAATCCATTTCGAAGAATGGTAAGGAATGGTTAAGTAATTTAGAACAAGAAGAAAAAAAGAAAACAGGGATTAAATCATTAAAAATTGGATATAACAAACTTTTCGGTTACTTTATAGAGGTAACTAAATCTAATTTAGAATTGGTGCCTGATGAATATATTAGAAAGCAAACATTAGTTAATTCTGAAAGATATATAACTCCTAAGTTAAAAGATATGGAATCAACAATTTTAGGTTCTGAAGAAAAAATGATTGATTTAGAATATAAAATTTTTGTAAATATTAGGGATAGAATAAAGAAGGAAACGGCAAGAATACAAAAAGTAAGTAAAATAATATCTAAAATTGATGCTTTAAATTCTTTAGGATATGTGGCATATACGAATAATTATGTTAGACCTAGTTTAAACAACGATGGCTTTATAGATATAAAAGAAGGTAGACATCCAGTAGTTGAGAAAACTTTAGAGGAAGAATTATTTGTTCCTAATGATACAGTGTTAGATAATAAAGATAGTAGATGTTTAATAATTACTGGTCCTAATATGGCTGGTAAATCAACGTATATGCGACAGGTAGCACTTATAACACTAATGGCTCAGGTAGGTAGCTTTGTTCCTGCTAAAGAAGCTTCTGTAGGGCTAGTAGATAGAATATTTACTAGGATAGGTGCATCTGATAACTTATCACAAGGTGAAAGTACTTTCATGGTTGAGATGAATGAAGTATCTAATATAATTAGCAATGCTACTAAAGATAGTTTAATAATATTAGATGAAGTAGGTAGGGGAACTAGTACCTATGATGGACTAAGTATTGCTTGGGCAGTTGTGGAATATATAGCTGAAAATATAAAAGCTAGGACTTTATTTGCTACACATTATCATGAGCTAACTGAACTTGAAAATAGACTTCCAGGAATTAAAAATTATAATATTCTTATAGAAGAACAAGGTGATGAAATTATATTCTTAAGAAAAATAGTAGAAGGAAGTACTAATAAAAGTTATGGTGTTGAAGTAGCAAAACTTGCTGGTATAAATCAAAGTATTATTATGAGGGCCAATGAGATATTAAAGAGTATTGAATTTAGTCATAAGGAAAATCAAAACATAGAAATAAAAGATAGTAGTAACGAAAACACTCAATTAAACCTTACAGATTATAAAAAGGATAATTTAATAGAGAAGATTAAATATATAGATACAGTAAAAATGACTCCAATAGAGGCCTTAAATATTCTTCATAAATTAGTAGAGGAAGCAAAGGAACTTTAG